A region of the Leptospirillum ferriphilum genome:
TCTCCATCGTCCACATCCAGATAGATCGATGGAACATAGATATGATTCTTATGTAAAAAACGGTCGATGAGAACAAACGGATCCCCGTCCGGTTGCCCCTCTGAAGGAGCCGATTTTTCCTCGGATCTCCGAAATCCTTCCGGAGAATTTCGAACCATTAAAATAACAGAGGGTCCTTTCAAAGAAGTGGATTCGCTTAAAAAAATCCGAAAATAAGTTCTGTTGGAAGCATCTCCCGCCAATCGAACGATGTCCTGAATCCTGCCTTTTGACCAATGGTCGAGAATTTTTTGAACCTTTTCCGGAACGGTCGTTTCTTTCATAAAGAATTCATCCTCCTTGAAGTGGACCGTCTTTCACCCAAACGCTTATCCCGGACAAAAAGATTTTCAATGGCAGGTGGTCCGGACATCCGAATACAATCACCACAACAACACGATTTCACTGGAGGACCACTGCATGAATCCAATGGCCATCAAATCCATCCTACCGGGTCTTATCCTGTGCGGTATCCTCGCCTTTTCTGCACAGGCCCTGAGCAACCTCCCGATTCTGAAAGGACATTTTCCTGTCGGGGCCGTCATGTTGGCCATTCTCCTGGGAACAGCCACCAGACAGTTTATCCCGATCGGAACATCAATGGAACCCGGAATTCGCTTTGCCTTCAAAAGAGTTCTCAGACTAGGAGTGGCCGGACTCGGATTCAGCCTCACTTTTCACGATATAGAAGCTGTGGGTTTCCGGGGACTCCTGTTGGATACAGCGTTGATTACAGGAACCTATTTTTTTGCACTGGCCCTTCGCCGGTGGATGGATCTGGGGAAAGACCTGCCCTGGCTGATAGCCACTGGAACCGCTATATGCGGGGCTTCGGCGGTTGTGGCCGCAAATAGCGTCCTGAAGGCCAAAGACGAAGAGGTCGCCTTCTCAGTCGCTACCGTAACGCTTTTCGGAACTTTTTCCATGTTCCTCTTTCCGCTTATTGCCCACCTGGGGGGAATCCCCGTACCTATCTATGGTGCCTGGGCAGGATCCTCCATTCATGAAGTTGCTCAGGTGATCGGTGCGACGATGAACGTTTCTCCCAAAGCGCTCGATTTTGCAACGATTCTTAAACTGACCCGCGTCGCTTTCCTCCTTCCTGTCTTGATCTTTCTCGAAATCTTGCTGCTCAAAGAAGGTCAGAAGCTTATTTCCAACAAAACGAGCAGGGCCGAACATTTTCCCTGGTTTGTTGTCGGTTTCGCCGCTCTCGTTATCGTAAACTCTGTCCATTTGATATCTCCGGCTTTAACAGTTCAACTTCAGCACGTGGATACCTGGCTGTTGGCCTTGTCCATGGCCGCTCTGGGACTGGAGACACACCTTGGAAGAGTCCTCTCAGTAGGCCGGTCGGCAATGCTGGCCGGATTCTGGCTTTGGATCTTTGTGAGTCTTTGGGGACTCGCTTTGTCAGTCGTTCTCTTCGGCCACTCTTTTCAAGGGATTTAGTTGTGCAAAATCATTTATGCAAGACTTGTCCTTACGACTTCTGCCGGTTGCATCAGAAACATCCGAGACGGATAATGATGATGAACAGGTAATTCACCTCTTGTCAGGATGATGGACGCATGCCGGAACTTCCGGAAGCAGAGGCAATCAGACTCCCGGTGATACGTTTTTTCTCGGATGGTATCGTAGAGTCCATCAAGAGAGGGAACAACAAAA
Encoded here:
- a CDS encoding YeiH family protein; the encoded protein is MKWTVFHPNAYPGQKDFQWQVVRTSEYNHHNNTISLEDHCMNPMAIKSILPGLILCGILAFSAQALSNLPILKGHFPVGAVMLAILLGTATRQFIPIGTSMEPGIRFAFKRVLRLGVAGLGFSLTFHDIEAVGFRGLLLDTALITGTYFFALALRRWMDLGKDLPWLIATGTAICGASAVVAANSVLKAKDEEVAFSVATVTLFGTFSMFLFPLIAHLGGIPVPIYGAWAGSSIHEVAQVIGATMNVSPKALDFATILKLTRVAFLLPVLIFLEILLLKEGQKLISNKTSRAEHFPWFVVGFAALVIVNSVHLISPALTVQLQHVDTWLLALSMAALGLETHLGRVLSVGRSAMLAGFWLWIFVSLWGLALSVVLFGHSFQGI